From Suncus etruscus isolate mSunEtr1 chromosome 6, mSunEtr1.pri.cur, whole genome shotgun sequence, one genomic window encodes:
- the LOC126011703 gene encoding olfactory receptor 2A12-like, giving the protein MWTPSGQNNSWVSEFILLGFSRDPMTNQILFIAFLILYLSSVLGNGLIITLVCLDTHLHTPMYFFLCILSLLDLGYITTTLPQMLVHLLAHSQAISFGGCWMQMYIFGALGLTECIFFAVMAYDRYVAICYPLRYTVILNWHLCIQMAAGTWAIGFFFSLIHTIFTMNLPYCGPNIVNHYFCEGPSVRSLACMDTHLIELVDLVISVFMVVTPLSLIVASYVRIALSILKIKSTRGRCKAFSTCASHLTVVTFFYVPAIYIYMRPNSSYSPERDKQVSLFYNVFTAFLNPVVYSLRNKDIKGAFLKVVCRSRATL; this is encoded by the coding sequence ATGTGGACACCTTCTGGGCAGAACAACAGCTGGGTGTCTGAATTCATCCTACTTGGCTTCTCTAGAGATCCCATGACCAACCAGATCCTATTCATTGCCTTTCTTATCCTCTACCTCAGCTCAGTTTTGGGTAATGGGCTCATTATCACCCTGGTCTGCCTGGACACCCATCTGCACACTCCTATGTACTTTTTCCTTTGCATCCTTTCCTTATTAGATTTGGGATATATCACCACCACACTGCCCCAGATGTTGGTGCATCTTCTGGCTCACTCTCAGGCCATCTCTTTTGGTGGCTGTTGGATGCAAATGTATATATTTGGTGCTCTGGGTCTGACTGAGTGTATATTCTTTGCAGTCATGGCATATGACCGATATGTGGCCATTTGCTACCCATTGCGTTATACTGTCATCCTCAACTGGCACTTGTGTATACAAATGGCAGCTGGGACCTGGGCCATTGGTTTCTTCTTCTCTTTGATCCACACCATCTTCACAATGAATCTGCCCTACTGCGGACCCAATATAGTCAACCACTACTTCTGTGAAGGTCCCTCAGTAAGGAGCTTGGCTTGCATGGATACCCATCTCATTGAATTGGTGGACCTGGTCATCAGTGTCTTCATGGTTGTTACTCCTCTGTCCCTTATTGTGGCCTCCTATGTTCGTATTGCTCTGTCCATTCTCAAGATCAAATCCACACGTGGTCGCTGCAAGGCTTTTTCTACCTGTGCTTCCCACCTGACTGTTGTCACATTCTTCTATGTACCAGCCATCTACATCTACATGAGACCCAACTCTAGCTATTCCCCAGAACGAGACAAGCAGGTCTCACTCTTCTACAATGTCTTCACTGCCTTTCTCAATCCAGTGGTCTATAGTCTGAGGAACAAGGACATTAAGGGGGCTTTTCTCAAAGTGGTGTGTCGGAGTAGGGCGACTTTGTGA